Proteins co-encoded in one Chloroflexota bacterium genomic window:
- a CDS encoding acetate--CoA ligase family protein: protein MPCHHRQGGPSVYRQYGFLAPRSELATTADEAAAKAAAIGFPVVMKIASPDILHKTDVGGVALNLNSEAEVRAAFARILDSVRAKAPAARIDGVTVEEMVRGGVEVIIGLNNDAQFGPTILFGLGGVFTEIFQDVSFRVLPITRADAEEMIGEIRGRAILDGYRGQPPVSRAMLVDLLMNAARMGMDLAERLDSVDFNPIVVWGDEHRVLDAKILLRDGGQPLAAEPPDTSYLDMFFKAKSVALIGASATPGKVGNAVLDSLARHDYRGKVFPVNPTRDELMGLKAYPSLSAIPEPVDLVVVTVALGMVPDLLRECAAKGVHAMVIISGGGKELGGDSEALEAEIARLARECRVRIVGCNCIGVFDGETRLDTFFQVHERMVRPPLGPVSILTQSGTVGAALMEDLHNVGASKFVSYGNRIDVDEADLLAYLADDPHTRVVACYIEGLKRGRKFLATASRVAQAKPVVVFKPGRTLRSARASISHTGFFGGTYAVWQGAFRQAGVIAVDSYEELFAVSKALAMQPRAGGNRVAMISNGAGTMVQGIDLLPEYGLALPDLAPETVAALRAAYPPFYLAQNPVDVTGSATTTDYAVGIQALLDDPNVDVVMPWFVFQDTPVGEDIADALGELNRKAKKPILVGATGGPFTARMSQAIEAQGVPVFHSVREWVAAAMGLAHRPPQQVWG from the coding sequence ATGCCTTGCCATCACCGACAAGGAGGGCCATCCGTGTACCGACAGTACGGCTTTCTCGCGCCCCGCAGCGAATTGGCTACCACCGCCGATGAGGCCGCCGCCAAGGCCGCCGCCATCGGCTTCCCGGTGGTGATGAAGATCGCCTCGCCCGACATCCTCCACAAGACCGACGTGGGCGGCGTGGCCCTGAACCTGAACTCCGAGGCGGAGGTGCGCGCCGCGTTTGCGCGCATTCTGGACAGCGTCCGCGCCAAAGCGCCCGCCGCCCGCATAGACGGCGTTACCGTGGAGGAGATGGTTCGCGGGGGCGTGGAGGTCATCATCGGCCTGAACAACGATGCGCAGTTCGGCCCCACCATCCTGTTCGGCCTGGGCGGGGTGTTCACGGAGATCTTCCAGGACGTGAGTTTCCGCGTGTTGCCCATCACGCGGGCCGACGCCGAGGAGATGATCGGCGAAATCCGCGGCAGGGCCATCCTGGACGGCTACCGCGGCCAGCCGCCCGTGTCCAGGGCGATGCTGGTGGATCTGCTGATGAACGCGGCGCGGATGGGGATGGACCTGGCCGAGCGCCTGGACTCGGTGGACTTCAACCCCATTGTCGTGTGGGGTGATGAGCACCGCGTGCTGGACGCCAAAATCCTCCTGCGCGACGGCGGGCAACCCCTGGCAGCGGAGCCGCCCGACACGTCCTACCTGGACATGTTCTTCAAGGCGAAGTCGGTGGCGCTCATCGGCGCGTCGGCCACGCCCGGCAAGGTGGGCAACGCCGTGCTAGACAGCCTGGCGCGGCACGACTACCGAGGCAAGGTCTTCCCCGTGAACCCGACCCGCGACGAACTCATGGGACTCAAGGCGTATCCCAGCCTGTCGGCCATTCCGGAGCCGGTGGATCTGGTGGTGGTTACCGTGGCGCTGGGCATGGTGCCAGACCTGCTGCGCGAGTGCGCGGCGAAGGGCGTCCACGCCATGGTCATCATCTCCGGCGGCGGCAAGGAACTGGGCGGCGACAGCGAGGCGCTGGAAGCCGAGATCGCCCGCCTGGCCCGCGAGTGCCGCGTGCGCATCGTCGGCTGCAACTGCATTGGGGTCTTTGACGGCGAGACGCGCCTGGACACGTTCTTCCAGGTGCACGAGCGGATGGTGCGGCCGCCGCTGGGGCCGGTGTCCATCCTGACGCAGTCGGGCACGGTGGGCGCGGCCCTCATGGAGGATTTGCACAACGTCGGCGCGAGCAAGTTCGTCTCCTACGGCAACCGCATTGACGTGGACGAGGCCGACCTGCTGGCGTATCTGGCCGACGACCCGCACACGCGGGTTGTGGCGTGCTACATTGAGGGGCTGAAGCGCGGGCGCAAGTTCCTGGCCACGGCCAGCCGCGTGGCGCAGGCGAAGCCGGTGGTGGTATTCAAGCCCGGGCGCACGCTGCGCTCGGCCCGCGCGTCCATCTCGCACACGGGGTTCTTCGGCGGCACCTACGCCGTCTGGCAGGGCGCGTTCAGGCAGGCCGGCGTCATCGCCGTGGACAGTTACGAGGAACTGTTCGCGGTGTCCAAGGCGCTGGCCATGCAGCCCAGGGCCGGGGGCAACCGCGTCGCCATGATCAGCAACGGCGCGGGGACGATGGTACAGGGGATTGACCTGCTGCCCGAGTACGGCCTGGCGCTGCCCGACCTGGCCCCGGAGACGGTCGCGGCGCTGCGGGCGGCGTATCCGCCGTTCTACCTGGCGCAGAATCCGGTGGATGTTACCGGCTCGGCCACCACCACGGACTACGCGGTGGGCATCCAGGCGCTGCTGGACGATCCGAATGTGGATGTCGTGATGCCCTGGTTCGTGTTCCAGGACACGCCCGTGGGCGAGGACATCGCCGACGCGCTGGGGGAGTTGAACCGCAAGGCGAAGAAGCCGATTCTCGTGGGGGCGACGGGCGGGCCTTTCACGGCCAGGATGTCGCAGGCGATAGAGGCCCAGGGCGTCCCCGTGTTCCACTCCGTGCGGGAATGGGTGGCGGCGGCCATGGGCCTAGCGCACCGCCCGCCGCAGCAGGTGTGGGGCTGA
- a CDS encoding rubredoxin, protein MEKWECMVCGYVYDPAVGDPDSDIPPGTAFEDLPDDWVCPQCGATKDMFEKVVE, encoded by the coding sequence ATGGAAAAATGGGAATGCATGGTCTGCGGCTACGTGTACGACCCAGCGGTGGGCGACCCCGACTCGGACATCCCGCCCGGAACGGCCTTTGAGGATTTGCCCGACGACTGGGTTTGCCCCCAGTGCGGCGCAACCAAAGACATGTTTGAGAAGGTCGTAGAGTAG
- a CDS encoding rubrerythrin family protein — MKDMTEGNLKAAFAGESQAHMKYLAFADQAEKEGFANVARLFKAIAYAEQVHATNHLRTVGGLGTTKDNLVAAIGGETFEVNEMYPAYLAVAREQGEKPAERSMHWALEAEKIHQVMYGEAKASVDKGVDIQIGEIWICSVCGYTVEGEPPDKCPVCGARRDQFKSF, encoded by the coding sequence ATGAAAGACATGACCGAAGGAAACTTGAAAGCCGCTTTTGCGGGCGAGAGCCAGGCCCACATGAAGTACCTCGCCTTCGCCGACCAGGCGGAGAAGGAAGGCTTCGCCAACGTCGCCCGCCTGTTCAAGGCCATCGCCTATGCCGAGCAGGTGCACGCCACCAATCACCTGCGCACGGTCGGCGGGCTAGGTACCACCAAGGACAACCTAGTGGCGGCCATCGGCGGGGAAACCTTTGAGGTCAACGAGATGTATCCCGCCTACCTCGCCGTCGCCAGGGAGCAGGGCGAAAAGCCCGCCGAGCGGAGCATGCACTGGGCGCTGGAGGCCGAGAAGATTCACCAGGTCATGTATGGCGAAGCCAAGGCGTCGGTGGACAAGGGCGTGGACATCCAAATCGGCGAGATTTGGATCTGCAGCGTGTGCGGGTACACGGTGGAAGGTGAACCGCCCGACAAGTGCCCCGTCTGCGGCGCCCGCCGCGATCAGTTCAAGAGTTTCTAG
- a CDS encoding ferritin family protein, which produces MSPIDEKLLEPLRQGMINEIRGRAFYLEAAKRSAHPAGAKMFTSLARDEEGHLQVLQQQYQAITKKGQWLTLDDARKATEPAPELNLFPEGPGKDLPDDADDLKALELAMGFEKRGYELYKRAAETSEDLTAKAMYEFLVQEESRHYDLLQNSYHYLKDKGLWFFQDEEKPIFEG; this is translated from the coding sequence AGAAGTTGCTAGAGCCGTTGCGCCAGGGCATGATCAACGAGATTCGCGGGCGCGCCTTCTACCTGGAGGCCGCGAAACGCAGCGCCCACCCCGCGGGCGCCAAGATGTTCACGTCCCTGGCCCGCGACGAAGAAGGGCACCTGCAAGTGCTTCAGCAGCAGTACCAGGCCATCACCAAGAAGGGCCAGTGGCTCACCCTGGATGATGCACGTAAAGCCACCGAACCCGCGCCCGAGTTGAACCTGTTCCCCGAAGGCCCTGGGAAGGACTTGCCCGACGACGCCGACGACCTCAAGGCGCTGGAACTGGCCATGGGGTTTGAGAAGCGCGGGTACGAACTGTACAAGCGGGCGGCAGAAACATCCGAGGACCTGACCGCCAAGGCCATGTACGAGTTCCTGGTGCAGGAGGAAAGCCGCCACTACGACCTGCTGCAGAACTCCTATCACTATCTGAAGGACAAAGGGCTGTGGTTCTTCCAGGATGAGGAAAAACCCATCTTTGAGGGCTAG